In a single window of the bacterium genome:
- a CDS encoding GspMb/PilO family protein, with product MKHQKVNKIKLVIIIVLILTLYLFGWFRPELTRYVQINNLLCQKQKQLEKYPILLSNKDEHKNQTLLLKNELKKIKDKLYVSETPLIATSQFLTDIETISNTTNANVLTKNILPTKKTGKYHHLSVMLNLQTNSSGLTNFLYAIKTSNKLYSIPYLNILAQKDNKLRVALIISSYMVVSNRSG from the coding sequence ATGAAACATCAAAAAGTTAATAAAATTAAACTTGTGATAATAATAGTTTTGATACTAACATTATATTTATTTGGTTGGTTTAGACCTGAGCTAACCAGGTATGTCCAGATAAACAATCTTCTTTGCCAAAAACAAAAACAACTTGAAAAATACCCAATCCTGCTTTCAAATAAAGATGAGCATAAAAACCAAACTTTACTTCTAAAAAATGAGCTAAAAAAGATTAAAGATAAACTTTATGTAAGTGAGACTCCTTTGATAGCCACAAGCCAGTTTTTGACAGACATCGAAACAATATCTAACACCACCAATGCCAATGTCCTCACCAAAAATATCCTCCCGACTAAAAAGACAGGTAAATATCACCACCTATCTGTTATGCTTAATTTACAAACCAACAGTAGTGGGTTGACTAATTTTTTATATGCAATTAAAACCTCAAACAAACTATATTCAATACCTTATTTGAATATATTAGCACAAAAAGATAATAAATTAAGGGTAGCGTTAATAATATCCAGCTATATGGTCGTGAGTAACCGTTCAGGTTAG
- a CDS encoding DUF2723 domain-containing protein, whose product MMGKKYRGQRTKNKKQKKRRWEILSNIPKIFIPEDKPYIPRAFTMIDYGGGILVFFICWAVYLHTLTPTVGLHDSGDMITAAYVLGIPHPTGYPLYCLLGKLWMTILPFYVNSLSKGYLIKADI is encoded by the coding sequence ATGATGGGAAAGAAGTATAGAGGGCAGAGAACAAAAAATAAGAAACAGAAAAAGAGGAGGTGGGAAATCCTTTCTAATATCCCAAAAATTTTTATACCAGAGGACAAACCATATATCCCAAGAGCATTTACGATGATAGATTATGGTGGTGGAATATTGGTATTTTTTATTTGCTGGGCGGTTTATCTTCATACCTTGACTCCAACTGTTGGTCTGCATGATTCTGGAGATATGATAACTGCGGCTTATGTCTTAGGTATTCCACATCCCACTGGTTATCCACTTTATTGTCTGCTGGGTAAACTATGGATGACTATTTTGCCATTTTATGTCAACAGCCTGTCAAAGGGATACCTTATAAAGGCTGATATTTGA